A genomic region of Rhizobium sp. NXC24 contains the following coding sequences:
- a CDS encoding extensin family protein gives MLFRIISVTTAVAMLTAASLPETGPMPQPKPDSEQTQAPSDLPIPAQKPEASETEPPSDLPVPAPKPEASETEPPAKEMQGPPKPPLTIAAESDEEHQACLGELSAMGAVFKDIPRIDDGNGCGIDKPIALSEPLPGIKMKPEGTLRCEAALALAHWMKESVIPAAAIALKDNGRITEINQASTYICRLRNNATTGKISEHARGNAIDIASFTFENGKIVGIEPRHEDPTLTGAFQRSASASACLYFRTVLDPDSDAAHETHFHLDVLKRNGEFRYCH, from the coding sequence ATGCTGTTCCGGATCATCTCCGTCACCACCGCCGTCGCCATGTTGACGGCCGCCTCCCTCCCCGAGACCGGCCCGATGCCGCAGCCCAAGCCGGATAGCGAACAAACCCAGGCGCCCAGCGACCTGCCGATACCGGCTCAAAAACCGGAGGCCTCCGAGACTGAACCGCCCAGCGATCTTCCGGTGCCGGCACCGAAACCAGAGGCTTCCGAGACCGAACCACCCGCCAAGGAAATGCAGGGGCCGCCAAAGCCACCGCTGACCATCGCAGCGGAATCGGACGAAGAGCATCAGGCCTGTCTTGGAGAATTGAGTGCCATGGGTGCGGTATTCAAGGACATTCCCCGCATCGATGATGGCAACGGCTGCGGCATCGACAAGCCGATTGCCCTCTCCGAACCATTGCCGGGCATCAAGATGAAACCGGAAGGCACACTGCGCTGCGAGGCCGCCCTGGCACTAGCCCACTGGATGAAGGAAAGCGTGATCCCCGCCGCCGCAATCGCGCTGAAGGACAATGGCCGGATTACAGAGATCAACCAGGCCTCGACCTATATCTGCCGCCTGCGCAACAACGCCACCACCGGCAAGATTTCGGAACATGCACGCGGCAATGCCATCGACATTGCCAGCTTCACCTTCGAAAACGGCAAGATCGTCGGCATCGAGCCTCGCCACGAAGACCCGACGCTGACAGGTGCGTTCCAGCGCAGCGCCAGCGCCTCTGCCTGCCTTTACTTCAGAACCGTCCTCGACCCGGACAGCGATGCCGCGCACGAGACGCATTTCCATCTGGACGTGCTGAAAAGGAACGGCGAGTTCAGATATTGCCACTAA
- a CDS encoding formate--tetrahydrofolate ligase, producing the protein MTAVKSDIEIARAAKKLPIVEIGAKLGIPAEDLAPYGHDKAKIGAKFIASKAGNKDGKLILVTAINPTPAGEGKTTTTVGLGDGLNRIGKKAIVCVREASLGPCFGVKGGAAGGGYAQVIPMEDINLHFTGDFHAVTAAHNLLAALIDNHIYWGNEQNIDVRRITWRRAMDMNDRALRDVVTSLGGVANGFPRESGFDITVASEVMAILCLASDLTDLEKRLGNIIIGYRRDRTPVYARDLKADGAMSVLLKDAMQPNLVQTLENNPALVHGGPFANIAHGCNSVIATRTALKLGDYVVTEAGFGADLGAEKFFDIKCRKAGLFPDAAVIVATVRALKMNGGVKRDDLGQENVAALVKGCANLGRHVANVRKFGVPVVVAINHFISDTDAEIEALKNYVARLGAEAILCRHWAEGSAGIEELAYKVVELAESGQAKFQPLYPDNLSLLEKIEIVASKIYHAGEVTADKAVRDQLRSWEDQGYGHLPVCMAKTQYSFSTDPNVRGAPEGHIVPVREVRLSAGAGFVVVITGEIMTMPGLPKSPAAERIFLNDQGYIEGLF; encoded by the coding sequence ATGACAGCGGTGAAATCCGATATAGAAATCGCGCGCGCCGCGAAGAAATTGCCGATCGTCGAGATCGGCGCCAAGCTCGGCATTCCCGCTGAAGATCTCGCGCCTTACGGGCATGACAAGGCGAAGATCGGAGCGAAGTTCATCGCTTCGAAGGCGGGCAACAAGGACGGCAAGCTGATCCTCGTCACCGCCATCAATCCGACGCCGGCCGGCGAGGGGAAGACGACGACGACCGTTGGCCTCGGCGACGGCCTCAACCGTATCGGCAAGAAGGCGATCGTCTGCGTGCGTGAGGCCTCGCTCGGACCTTGCTTCGGCGTGAAGGGCGGCGCGGCGGGCGGCGGTTATGCGCAGGTCATCCCGATGGAAGACATCAACCTGCATTTCACCGGCGATTTCCACGCCGTCACTGCGGCGCACAATCTTTTGGCGGCGCTGATCGACAATCATATCTATTGGGGCAACGAACAGAATATCGATGTCCGCCGCATCACCTGGCGCCGCGCCATGGACATGAACGACCGGGCGCTGCGCGATGTCGTCACCTCGCTCGGTGGCGTGGCCAATGGTTTCCCGCGCGAGAGCGGTTTCGATATCACCGTCGCATCCGAAGTCATGGCGATCCTCTGCCTGGCTTCCGACCTGACAGATCTGGAAAAGCGGCTCGGCAACATCATCATCGGGTATCGTCGCGACCGTACGCCGGTCTACGCCCGCGACCTCAAGGCGGATGGGGCAATGTCGGTGCTGCTCAAGGATGCGATGCAGCCGAACCTGGTACAGACGCTGGAAAACAATCCGGCTTTGGTGCATGGCGGCCCCTTCGCCAACATCGCCCATGGCTGCAATTCGGTAATCGCCACGCGCACGGCGCTGAAGCTCGGTGACTATGTCGTGACCGAAGCGGGCTTCGGCGCCGATCTCGGCGCGGAAAAATTCTTCGATATCAAGTGCCGCAAGGCCGGCCTTTTTCCGGATGCTGCCGTTATCGTCGCAACGGTGCGGGCACTGAAAATGAATGGCGGTGTCAAGAGGGACGATCTCGGGCAGGAGAATGTCGCAGCCCTGGTGAAGGGCTGCGCCAATCTCGGCCGGCACGTCGCCAATGTCCGCAAATTCGGCGTGCCGGTCGTTGTTGCCATCAATCACTTCATCTCGGATACGGATGCGGAGATCGAGGCGCTGAAGAATTATGTGGCGCGTCTCGGCGCCGAGGCTATCCTCTGCCGCCACTGGGCCGAGGGATCGGCGGGGATCGAAGAGCTTGCCTATAAGGTGGTCGAGCTTGCCGAATCCGGCCAGGCGAAATTCCAGCCCCTCTATCCCGACAATCTCTCCCTGCTTGAAAAGATCGAGATCGTCGCCTCGAAGATCTATCACGCCGGCGAGGTGACCGCCGACAAGGCCGTGCGCGACCAACTGCGCTCCTGGGAGGATCAGGGCTACGGCCATCTGCCCGTCTGTATGGCGAAGACGCAATATTCCTTCTCCACGGACCCGAACGTCCGCGGCGCGCCGGAAGGTCATATTGTGCCCGTCCGCGAAGTGCGTCTCTCCGCCGGCGCCGGCTTCGTCGTCGTTATCACCGGCGAGATCATGACGATGCCGGGCCTGCCGAAATCACCGGCAGCAGAACGGATTTTCCTCAATGATCAGGGGTATATCGAGGGATTGTTTTAA
- a CDS encoding TIGR00645 family protein yields the protein MKSLELLVERIILSSRWILVVFYLGLAAALAIYGVSFGYKFLKVAAGVFEYDEADMILAILGLIDAALVASLIVMVMISGYENFVSRFDEADDEVSFLGKLDSGSLKIKVASSIVAISSIHLLQIFLNATQYENGKLMWLTIMHLAFVVSALLLGYLEKIMAKAKGKDA from the coding sequence ATGAAGTCCCTGGAACTACTGGTCGAGCGCATCATTCTCTCCAGCCGTTGGATTCTGGTGGTCTTCTATCTCGGCCTTGCGGCTGCGCTCGCCATCTATGGCGTCTCGTTCGGCTACAAATTCCTGAAGGTCGCCGCCGGCGTCTTTGAGTATGACGAGGCGGATATGATTCTCGCCATTCTCGGCCTGATCGATGCCGCACTGGTGGCCAGCCTCATCGTCATGGTGATGATTTCCGGCTACGAAAATTTCGTCAGCCGCTTCGACGAGGCCGACGACGAAGTCTCTTTCCTCGGCAAGCTCGATTCCGGCAGCCTGAAGATCAAGGTCGCTTCTTCCATCGTCGCCATTTCGTCGATCCACCTCTTGCAGATATTTCTCAACGCCACCCAATATGAAAACGGCAAGCTGATGTGGCTGACGATCATGCACCTCGCCTTCGTCGTCTCGGCGCTTCTGCTCGGCTATCTCGAAAAGATCATGGCAAAGGCCAAAGGCAAGGACGCCTGA